actctatgattaggtacactgcctataagtgttgtagcaaggtttaggtatatcccatctatataaataaataaaacttgtatcatatttcatagtatttcgtagtaaaaatataactatttcgtacccctctgctttaacatcaatatCTCTCTTCTGCCGTAGTTCTATCCTCAAGTGATCCCTCCCTACAagtaatgagctccctaaacctcagTTGCTTAAGCGCGACTTTGGTTTGAACCTCATCACTAATCCACCAAGATTCTCTACTAGATTTGTGTCTTCGCGATGTCCCTACTGCCACACCTAAGGCTTCCTTGGCTACATCCCTAATAGTGGATGCCAGACCATTCCACATCTGATCTGCGTCACCATGAGTTACAAATTCCACTCCTGCCTCAACTCTTTCCAAAATCGAAGCTTTAAAGGTTTCGGCTTTCTCTCCATTTAACTTCTTCCATAAGATCCTAGGTTGGATGGTTCTCGCGCTCATAGTAACCCGCCTATGCAGAACCAGGTCCATGACCAATAGTCTGTGTTGGGTGAAACAGGTCCAGGTAGTCAGAACTCTACAGTCTCCGCAAGCCCTAAGGTCCATGACCAATTGTAAAAATTATTCTTATATATTTAGTAAATAACATAAACTTTAAACATGGAAAAAAAATTTTATCTATCTTTTATGATTAACGTTAGTTGTTAGTAGTTTAAGTGATTTTTACAGTTTATGAACAGCAGTAGCTCAGTTGGTACCCGTTGCTAATGATCCCTGGGCCCACAGGAATATGCCCTAATGCAATATATGGGTGCAGGTTCGATTCTTCAGCCTGCAAGTTCCTTGTGGGTATTAGGGGGAGGTATTTTACAAGGCATACTTAGCCCTTACGGGGTGGGCGGTATGGGTGCCAAAGGCACACGGGGTCAGGGTTTCTCCGCCAGTCCAAACCTTTTGCAACATTCTTTACATCAAGCTGGTGGATGGGATGGGCCGGGCCCAAGAAACAGAGGAATGATAGAACAGTGCAAATTGTGGACGGTTTGACAACAATGCTAAATGTTTCATCATAATCCAAAGCGGGTTGATGTAAAGAACCGTCCACTACTTGCACTTATAATTTTTTCGACTTTTTGTACCATTTTTTGTTTTTCCAAAATTTTGATGTTTTGATTCCGTCGAAAAAATTATAAAGATGCCATTGCTCGTATGAAACAAAGAATATGGTAAATTCTCATCAAACCGAACATGGCAAATATGATAACACAGTGAGTTTGAAGATCTAGACACCAAACACCTTTGTTATCATTAGAGGGACCAAGTAGAGTGGAGCTTAAGTGGGAATGTAGCGGATAAATAAGATTGAATGTGAGTATATGTTCAAAATAAAAAAGAGCATATTGAAATGTATGGTGGTTTTTAAAAAAGTAGCCAGTTCATAAATAGTGAATGAATTTGTCATTAATTtctatttataatttaataaaaacaacatGAAATATATATACCAGTATGCAAACAGATAAAGAGTGTAACAATACTTTATGTGAGTTGGGTTCGAATGATTATATATCATGCAACTCGACTACTTCCAATAAACATATACGATATCATTATGTCTCTAAAGCAACACAATTTAACACAGAAGTTTCTCCAAGTCAAAACGGAAGGTACAACTCCACAACAAACTATTCAAAATACAAAACAAGGATATGTATCCAACTTAACACAATCTATTTCAAGCAGCCCAACTCCATGCATAAGCTTCTTCCTGCATAAAATTTGAAAAGTAAACTGAGCAATTTAACAATTTATTTGAAATAAGAAACTCATGAAATCGTACCTTTCGGAAACTAACTTCATTATCTTCCAATATATACGTATCTTCTCTTGGTTTTACGTGTGCGGATTAAATATATTCCAGCAACAGCAATATCATTAAACCACTTTGGTCTTCCGGTAGATAACATGAAATATCCCATGAGCATCCCAACAAAGGTTCCACATCCATATCCCATAATAACAACTCTCCATGTAAAACCAttgtcttcttcatcatcttcatcaatttgtgGCTCGTATGGATGATCACTGCAATTGGGCAATGGAAATCCACAGAGTTTTGGATTACCTTGAAACGAGCTCATGTCAAAAGTGCCAAACTGTTCTCCTTTCGGAATACGCTCTACAAGGTTGTTTTCCGAGAGATTTAAATATTCAAGGTTTGTGATAGGCTTTTAGGGATCTCTCCTGTGAGTCGGTTACAAGATAGGTCTAAAGATTCAATCTCTAAAAGATTCCCTAGAGCATACGGAATTTCTCCTGTAAGGTTGTTGTGAGATAAGTTGAGCACTTTCAGTGAAATAAGATTACCAATGACATTTGGAATATCTCCTTCAAATTCGTTACTAGATAAATCAACAATCATATAGTTAACAAAATTTTTTCCAACTGGGAGGTCCAAACCTTTTACTGTCATAAAGACAGGATTATAGTATGCAATGCCAGCAATGTTCAAATATTCTGGCATTGTGCTACGTCTTATAACTTGCTTCATGGCATTGAAATTTTGAAAGTATTTTGCCGGAAGTTGTCCCACAAACTTATTATGAGATAAGTCAAGAACTACCAGACTTTGGAATGAAACATCAACAACAAAAGAGGTTGCAATGGGTCCATAAAACATGTTTGATCTTAGGTTAAGAAACTGCAGATTCGAAAGACTTCCCAACCAATCTGGGAATGTACCATTTAAGTTGTTGTTTTCCAAATCAAAAACTTCCAAATCATGACAATTGGATAAAGAATTTGGCAACTCTCCTTGTAAATTATTTCCCTTCAAAATAAGCCCTTGTAAGGTTCCACCCAATATCCAAGCGTGTTTGGAATCGTGCCACGAAAATCGTTATCTCCCAAATTCAGCAATTCAAGAATTGAGGCAGGATTTCCAAAGCATTGTGGAATCACTCCGCCTAAGTTATTATTGGATAAATCTAGTGAGAATATTCCTCCCATGTTGCAAATTGACGGAGTACATTTGTAAACGTGCCAAGTCGGTCATATTTTCTAAACATTGTGGAATCACTCCCCTAAAGCTATTCTCGGACAAATATAGTATGCTTAAATTGCTCATGTTGCAAATTGACGGAGGGAATTGTCCATGGATATTATCGCTAGATATATATAATTCTTGAAGATTTGTAAGGTATCGTAAGGGCACCACTGGAAACTCATTTAATTTGCAAGAGGACAATCCTAAGTACCACATATTAGGGTTGGCATTATGAGTAGTAGCGTTATTGGTCGTAATTGATAAACCACTGGACGAGAGATCAAGAAGTTGAAGGTTTGTGAGACTTGATAACAAAGTATCCAACTCCCAGTGACTAGTGAAATTATTAAATCCAATATGTAACTCACTAAGGTTTGTGAGTTGCAGAATGAGGGCTTGATCAAATTGACCACCTAATTGATTGTTATCGAGGTATAATACCTTAATAACTGAAGGAAGAGCAGATGAATCAAAGGGTACATCTCCATTGAACATGTTATGAGATAGATAGAGAGATTTTAAAGAGGGAAGATCAGTTAACAACCAAGATGGCAATTTTCCGTTAAGTTTGTTATATGATAAATCAAGATAAGCGAGGTGTGTTAGGTTCAACAGAGACTTGGGAAGGGACCCCATCAAATTAACATAAGAAAGCCTAAGCTCTCTCAACAGAGTAGAATTGTTAACCAATCTAATGAAAACTTGATGTTGAATTCTCAAGTTGTAAAAGAGATCAAGCGAAACCAATTTCGGAAGAAGAGATATTCCTGAAGGGATTTCATCAATACTGACATTGTTTTCTGACAAGTATAGTATTTGCAAAGATGGAAGATTAAAGACGTAACCTGGTAATTTTCCTTGCAATCCTACTGACCTAAGATTTAGTAATTCCAACGAAGagcaagatatattaatataactaggtAAAGCTGAAGAGATATCAACATCTTGAAACGAAAGTTTTCTCAAAAAGGTAAAATTTTGAAGCACTTGTTTGAAAACATCAGGTTCAAGACTTATAGAATTCCGAGACAGATCGAGAGACACCAAATTATGAAGAAGGGTGATGCCCGGTGGGACATCTCCAGAAAACATGCACTCTGACAAGTTGAGATGCGTGAGACTTTTTGAAAACCTTCCAATTTCACGTGGAATTTGGGAACCACTAAAATCATTAAAAGCCAGGTTGAGTTTCTTGAGGTGAAGAAGGTTGAAAAGGGAGGTGTTAGGAGGGAGGGTACCTTGTAACATACCACAACTAATATCGATACCGATAACATCACCAGTGGAGTGATCGCACGTGACTCCATTCCAATCACAACAATCAATATTTGTTTTCCAGTTCATCATAATTGGATAATAACCTGCAACACCAAGCCAATCCGTACATTGGGAATAATACTCAGGACTCTCGATTGAATTATTAATCGGAAAAAGGTTGTGTTTAAAAAGAAGCAGAGCTTGGTACTGTTTAACAGAGCATTTATAATCATGAACACTTAAGCTGGTATTGAAATAAGAAGAAAGAGTGGAACAAACAAAACAGAAGAAAATCAATGCAGAGTAAACTAATTTCGAATTAATcatttcttttttctttctttaatTAACAAGTAGTATCTTTTTGTTGTAGTTATATTTAAACATCTAACACTATTATATATACTGAGTATTATCTTTTGATTGATTCGCAAATGTTAAGGTCAAAATTGATAGGCCAATGTCATTCATGTTCATTATTGTTGTATGATTATTATGCAACTTTAAGTCACCCATATATAAAAGTATTTTGTGCAACTTGCAAATATCAACACCATTATTTGTCCAACATGTAGCGTGGGTGCTGAAGCTAGTGATCATACATTTATTGTGCAACTTGGCGTCTTCTATTTGGCAATGGGTCAAGATATGGATGGATGTCTCTTGGCCGCAGATTGACAATATAGATGATCTCTTTTCTTGGCTCGACTCATACACAGCAGCGGCATCTTCTAAGTCACGTCTATATTGCATCTTTGCTTCTATGTTATGGTGGATATGGCGCTTAAGAAACGAAAATTTATTTGGCACAAAGAGTATAAAGAGAGGTGATATTTTTGATAGCATTAAAATGTCGTCTTTCTATTGGTTAAAAGCTAGAAGTAAAATAGTGTCTAGTTGGACTGATTGGCTTGTTTGCCCTTTATAATTCTTTTTGTCGTTTTTATTGTTCTAGCGTCTTGCTAGTTCTTTTTTAATAAAatttggccgttaaaaaaaaatctatatctatataaaaaaGAGTTTTAAAAAGCCTACATGTCATTAGCTACTTAATTATAGCAAATCCGCCAAGTGTAAAATCCAGGTGTCTACCTCACTAATtctgtatattatttattattaattaattgaaTTAAACTAAATATTAATCGTGAAAATGGAATATAGATCTTAATGTTTATGTTATTAAATAAGTAAATTACTTAAAAGCTTGAAAACCTAATTTCAATCCCTTTTATATCTAATGGCCGTAACCAGATTCAATTCCTTTATCATcacatatcattatatatatatatatatatatatatatatatatatatatatatatatatatatatatataggggcaagttcaaacgagaaccactaaaaaggtgagaactgcgagaactactCAATTTAATAGTTTTTTATGcttttaaatgcaacaaattacatggaaatgttaattaatgcacatatcattaacaaacatatgttcattagctcaaattacgtgttaaattgttaattatatgaaactgttcacatgttcggaaacaaatatgcacatgtgaacgggaaactatatatttaattatataggtaaatataagtgtttttccaactattttatgttcattcatactcttcatcaaggtttatgtgtgattcaat
This genomic stretch from Rutidosis leptorrhynchoides isolate AG116_Rl617_1_P2 chromosome 11, CSIRO_AGI_Rlap_v1, whole genome shotgun sequence harbors:
- the LOC139874543 gene encoding receptor like protein 27-like, which codes for MINSKLVYSALIFFCFVCSTLSSYFNTSLSVHDYKCSVKQYQALLLFKHNLFPINNSIESPEYYSQCTDWLGVAGYYPIMMNWKTNIDCCDWNGVTCDHSTGDVIGIDISCGMLQGTLPPNTSLFNLLHLKKLNLAFNDFSGSQIPREIGRFSKSLTHLNLSECMFSGDVPPGITLLHNLVSLDLSRNSISLEPDVFKQVLQNFTFLRKLSFQDVDISSALPSYINISCSSLELLNLRSVGLQGKLPGYVFNLPSLQILYLSENNVSIDEIPSGISLLPKLVSLDLFYNLRIQHQVFIRLVNNSTLLRELRLSYVNLMGSLPKSLLNLTHLAYLDLSYNKLNGKLPSWLLTDLPSLKSLYLSHNMFNGDVPFDSSALPSVIKVLYLDNNQLGGQFDQALILQLTNLSELHIGFNNFTSHWELDTLLSSLTNLQLLDLSSSGLSITTNNATTHNANPNMWYLGLSSCKLNEFPVGNNLQGELPNSLSNCHDLEVFDLENNNLNGTFPDWLGSLSNLQFLNLRSNMFYGPIATSFVVDVSFQSLVVLDLSHNKFVGQLPAKYFQNFNAMKQVIRRSTMPEYLNIAGIAYYNPVFMTVKGLDLPVGKNFVNYMIVDLSSNEFEGDIPNVIGNLISLKVLNLSHNNLTGEIPYALGNLLEIESLDLSCNRLTGEIPKSLSQTLNI